The region cactggtcctgcctcctctctccctcccctgctccctccccactccctcccccagcatgcctccccccgcctccctggcatgcctcccctgccctcttcctgtgcTCTGCCCGCCTCCCCTCTCTCTGGAacatcttctccctgcctccctccacccccactttcctctccactgcttggcggtccatgcaGACCACCGAGCGGCAGAGGCCAGACgcccacccagcactagcccagcaccggccaggtttgggctagcacgggcgcttgTCCCGTGTTAGagatcgcaaacatgccttacggcatgcttgcaacagtgcacgtcggcggtaagccagcatgtCAAGctatgctcaggattgggctcttagttatttaACTCATGTTTGcctggcccataggtgtacatatttggtccctgttgcatataggcaacattgggcagaaatggtttaagtgcACCACTTAGTTATGATTAGTTAGCACCACAGGTAACTTGGAGGAATATTTATTGAATAGTGTCCTATAACATTACTAACTTAAATTTCTATCTGTCAAGTGGACAATGCATTTTGATTAAAAGAAAAGTCAGCAATGAGTACTGATTAATGGGAGACTTAGGGCAGATTCATCTCACAGGAAATGGAAGAACCTGGGTTTATTTAGCTTGCTTGAAATGATCACTTTTCCTAAACTTACATTCTACTTGTtaactcttcccccccttttttttttgttactgagATCTAACCCTGTATTAAAGTATCCCATATCCACAGGTTGGACCCACCTGgatccctcacctccagagggtgttctgagggccagggagaaggCCTTTGTGAGGTAACTCGAAATCATGTCCAAAGGTTTTAAAAGGTCTTTggaggcctttttaaaaaatgaaaaaccagaagttacctTCTAAGTCCACTCAGAGGCCTTTGGAGGACCAGGAAGGCCACAGGTGGCCTCCTCAGCCCtctgaacaccctctggaggtgaggggagtgagGTTTTGGGAGCAAAGGGTCCCtaaatccacagatttcattatccttgGGTttccttatggggggggggttgtggaatggaacccctggggATAATGAGGGCACCTTTGTGTGTTTATAAGGCAGTACCTTTCTATGAGGCTCAAGAAAATCCATTATGTAGCAAATAAATCATGAGACTTCAAAGTTCCCATCTTAAATCACTATTGAACTAATACTTTTGAACTATAGAGTCTACTTTTATGTGGCATGATGTGGTGCATACCTGCATGTGGCGATGTGCAGCTCCTCTTTGCATAATGGCATGTTGCAGTGTGCAGTTGGCATATGATGACAGAGTCCAAACCACTGGACTCCTTGTCTTAGTTGGAATCGCTTGAGGTGGTTGATGTGATATTATCCTGTTCCCTTTTACAAAAAAGGTGTGGGGACTGGCACTGAATAAAATCAGTGTCATGAAGTTCAGTCCATGAGTAATCTCAGTTGCACTCTCTGAATTCTTGCATGCGTCTCCACAGTGGTGTTGAGATGGCCCACCCCAGCCTCCATGCTCACCTACCTATCAGCCAGACCTTGAAACACCTCCTGCAGAACGCCCAGTTCTAACAGGGACATGTAGGCAATCTGTTGCCAACACATACGTAATGAATGCCACATTCATATTTTACTACTTTTTTAGGAGTAGATTTTAAGAAATATTGAATCAGCAAGACAACCAGCTATGAACTGAGCACTAGTCAAAGCAGATCAAGTTACACATTCCGCCTACTATGAGATTAGATACTGTAATTCCGAATTTTCAATAGGTGTAATAGGTTGTGTATGCAGCTGCCTCAAAtattaaacattaaaatgtttAATTCTGACCAATATTGATCTTCAGAAGTGTGCCTCTAAATAGATTTGAAGTAGTGGTTCTCATGATTATTCTTTCATATACCTACTCAGGGGCAGTGCTTGATCATGTCAGCAGAAATATAGACCAGAAAGTTAACAATGTTCTGAGTAAGCCTCTGTAGCTTACTTATGGTGGACTCCTGAGACAAACTCTCCAGGAACATCCAATGTAGGTAATACACAGCTTCTGAATGCCTATGTAGACCAACCTCTTTATAGTCTCAACATGAAAAAGATAGATGGACTTTTCAATAAATCTTCACTGGTGGTGCCATACAGATCCATGTGGTTTGAACAGAAATGGTTTCTGGAAATTTAAATATCCCTGAAGGAAAATAGTAAGTAATTTGTTAATGTTTGACTTTAGTGATATGAACGGTTCTCCCCGTTCCCCTTATATCTAAATGTCTATTTAACTGTACCATTTATATTTCTGTCACCTAGAGTGAAAAATCCTGAGGATACAAGTTGAATTCTATTGTCTGAAAACTACTAATACTATGGAACCTACTTATACAATGAAtaatacacatttacctggaagtaagtgttATGGAAATCAGtgaaaattacttctgagtaatgcataggattgtgctattagtctaCAACAGTCATACCCAACTCGCAATGCACCAAACAGAATGCAGCCTACCAGCGATGTATTGTGACATCCCAAGTGTTCAACCACAAACCTCATTTTGCTGTTCTGGCTGACCAGCAAATCCAGTTTATTGAGCCCAATGGACAGAAAATGCTCATCTGGTATCCTGATTTGTGCTTGAGGTGTTGGAGGCTATTCACGTTTTGTCTCCACTTTTCTCTGGTGTCCTTCTTGTTTTATGTTTACTGTTgcatcttcctcttcttgaatAAGACAAGAATTTTCAATGACCAATGATCATGCAAAGAAACAATGCATGGACAACAGGTTTTTTCTGTAAGGATTATGGGTCATTGGAGTGAAATGGAATGTAAAAGGTTAGAGAGGTTCCTATTGATGGCTGCAAGTTGGAGTGATAATTTCCAAATAAGGTAGACACCCTACAAATTCAAGTAAATATAGTTTGTTTCCTCTACCTTTCGAAACTCAGAGGACATAAGGAGAGATATTTTCTTATTCTGCAAGTATATGAAACTTTAGCAAGAGTGCCATCAAGTTTGCCATCACCAATTGACCACATCTATCTGAGGGTCTACCTTGACATGTTGACCCCAAACCATGAAAACAATGCACCATTAGGGGGCCGACAGGAGAGCAATGGAGACACCACTGCAGGGTTTTTATCAAGGTCCCCAACAATCTGACACCAACAGTGAACTTGAGATTTCTGTCATTCTAGAGACTAACGGCTCAATTCTGTCTAGCACCAACCTGTGGTGCCACTGACACAACTTCTGCTACATCCCATGGCAGGCAGGGGACTAGGCCAGCtgagagaggtaagcaaaaaaattTATGTATCTCCTCCTCTGTTGCTCCATGGCTCCCTACAGAACCATATGTATCTATGCTAGTAATTTTCTGGTGTAGATCTGTTAAAGTGGAAAGGGCATGTTAGGCCCAGAACAGGAGCACTGATGGTCACCACTGCACTGAGATCCGTCGCATGGGCAGTCCAATCTCCTCCCCAATCCACCCATAGCCCAACATACCTCAATGTTGGGAACCTGCCTGCAGGGTGCTGCTGATGGTGCATGGCCTCCTGACCTTTCCACCTTTGCCCTGGCTCTGCAGTCTAGTGAGGGCTGTGTGATGTTATATGCATGACACGCTGGCAGACCGCAAAATCTTCCAGTGTACcgtgaggataggattaggctgctagtgAGGAGACTAGGAGCgcaatcccatccaaatttccagcattgctgcagctgtgctaacagagCGTGCAGTGCACCCTGTGGTAGGAGggctgtcacggaggcctcctcaaggtaagggaacatttggggctccactgcagctgcatcagtgctggacagttagatagaattgggctgtagaaGTCAGCATTTATATTATCATCATGATTATCCTACATTGGTTACTAAATCAGAATGGAATTgagtaagttccatctcttttcTCCTACAGCATGCTTCTGAACAGTATGAGCGCAAAATGTCCAACAAAACCTCAGTATCAGAATTCCTACTCTTGCAGTTCTCAGACCTTTGGGAATATCAGATTCTACAATTTGTGGCCTTCCTGCTGTTGTACTTGGGGATTGTTTCGGGGAACCTTCTCATCATTGCCGCAGTAGCTCTTGACCATCACCTGCACAGCCCCATGTACTTCCTTTTAATGAATCTGGCCATACAAGACGTTGGGTTTGTGTCAGTCTTTATCCCCAAATCCATGGCCAACTCCCTCATGAAAACCAGGCACATCTCTTATTGTGGATGCGTTGCTCAAGTCCTCTTCTCTGTCTTCTTTTTATCATCTGATTTCGTCCTCCTGACAGTCATGGCATATGACCGGTATATTGCCATTTGCAATCCATTAGAGTATGAAATGATAATGAACAGGAAAACTTGTCTGCAAATAATTGCTACTGTATGGACTACTGGTTTTCTGTATTCAGTACTGCACACCGCTGGCACTTTTGCAAGCCCTTTCTGCTCCAACATCgtcaatcagttcttctgtgaaatcccagaGTTACTTAAGCTCACCTGTTCTGACTTATACTTAGTGGAAATGGTTGTTGTTGTGTTGAGTATTTTTGCTGGTTTaggctgctttattttcattgttgtaaCTTATGTGCACATCTTAAATGCAGTGCGGACAATTGGTTCTGTTCAAGGGAGGAAGAAGGCCCGGtcaacttgccttccccacctcactgttgtcttcacattttttttaactgggtCCTTTGCATACCTGAGACCCTCCCCTGACAATCCATCTAATCTAGATATAGCAATGACTATAATGTATTGTGTTATTCCACCCATGTTGAATCcagtgatctacagcatgagaaacagGGAGGTCAGAAATGCTATGGGAAGAGTTTTGGGTTGCTGAATATCAAAAATTGTATTAGATATTTCATCTAAATGTGTGAATTCTGCATGTGTTCAGTTATAATTTTCAGAGAGCTATGGCTTGGGGCATTCTTGTGGCTCCCTGGTATGCTCAACCACCCTGAAGGGAAACAGAAGAGCTGGAAGAGTCTTGAAACGTGGGCTCCCAGGTCGCAGGACTGAGGAGAGGGGGACAGTGGGTGCAAAATTCCCGGGGCCTGGGATTCCAGGGGGCCCGGGCCAtggcaaaacaaactatacactacaaaacaaatttattacaaataaTTTTGGGTTCCTCAATCttagcctatccagggctgcatttccactaaagcaggggtgtccaaacattttggcaggcaggccacatcatctctcagtcactgtgtcaggggctggggaaaaaaattaatttacttttcaaatttgaataaatttacataaatgaatatattagagatggaacttctatgaatgaatgaaggtcttgcaatatctcaaggactataaaaggccttgcacaaagcaaggccagcctttcctttgctgccactgctgcatcacagatgtgaaacagcaagcagcggagggagccctcatcccacagctcatgtgagaggtcgaacagttggccgtcacgctgagaggagttgcatcaggccagcacgggctccagcaagtcttcagagggccagaggcacattggagactaggagctccctgagggccggattgggagtccttgagggacACAAGTGggcccaggaccggggtttgggcacccttgcactacagctttaattcactttcaatgcacttctattcccccaatgcattttGGAGACTGTAGTTAAGCGTAACTCTAACACTCTCCTTAATTACAGTCTCTCCAGAATGTATTGGGCAAACAGAAGTGCACtggaagtggattaaagctgtagtggaaacacagcccaggtcttctccataagcaccaaagTATATTATTAATACAATTCAAAcaagggaaagtgaaacttacaccttcagaccagaactactaggtCCCAGTAGTTGGTCTCCCAGTTCATTTCACAGAATTTCCAGCCTCAATAGTTAGCTCCACCCCGttttctagtttagtgtgtgtgtcTAGGacacatggccttggatcaagCCTATATTGCTTGGCATTGCTTGGAGGTGAAATTAACAGCATGGAGTACAGATtgaagtctggagcacagaaaagaaaaaagaggggggaaatcaATAAATGACccggcaagtttatttcacctggagCTTTTTTCAAAATCGTTGCTCATTAATGAGGGAAGATAGTGACAGGCAGTCCTCGGGTGCCCCTGCATTATTAGaagcagaaaaagcaaatgaggaggactttgctgaggtagaagaaaaggaacgcagtagcactactcaaggAAGTAGTTTATAAATAAAAAGATTCTCATAATTCTCATACATGTTTtcttttagttttagttttggtcatgctaagttaaaactctcaattaaaaacatgtttttaaaatgtagtaaaaTATAGTTTGTAGAATAAAGTTAGGAAGCATATCTAATCATGCTTCTTGCCCCAGTTCCAATGCCTGTTCTCAGCATCCCTGATTGAGTGTAGTTCACATGTGTCAAGGCAGCAAGTAAGGAAAGCAGGATTTGCGCTGTTCCTGCTGGATGTTATTTTTAATGTCACTGCTGGTTTGCCCGCACCAGTTTCTAACAGGCCAAATTGCTGAGGGGCTTTTGAAGGATTGGAGACAATCCGGCAAAGTGTATAATAAGCGATTAATTTTAAAAGAAGCACCTGTAATGCGTAAACTCCTCAATCTGTTTTTTGAACTGGGAATGTTTTGGTCTTGTTCAGCTATCGTAGGAGAGCTCCCTCTGTGATTCTGGTGAGGTTCAGGGAAAGAGATTTGAGTATGGTGAAGTTGCAATGTGGAAAGAATTAGTTAGTGATATAGCAGGTGAGTTTGGAGCCAGAATGCTCCTTTActcagaggaggcctccgtgactactccccccccccaagcaggtgcAGTGGGGCTCTGTTGCATCTGCAGGGGGAgagtggacaggactgggctcttagtcaaATAAAAAAGGGTAATCATTCTTCTTTCCTTGGACATGTCCTGATGAAAGGAACTCAACATTGCCTGTGATTTTTATGAGATGGCAGACTCCATTCAAAGCTGAAACAGAAATCACAGTGATTTGTTTTGTTCCCTCTTTGCAgaggcctgacagcccaatcctatccaactttccagcattgatgcagccatgccaaggggggcTTACACTGCAGCCTGTGGTAGAGGGGTAGTTACTGGGGTCTCctcaatatttgttccctgacctggggactgcatagcagctgcatcggcactggaaagttggataggattaggccctgagtctgGCATCCATCCTGGAGCAACTGTTACAAGCATAGACAAGAAGAATGAACAAGCCTGTGTTATGGAACAAATCACCAtacactcccttccccctttatACACATCTAATCCATATATGAAAACAGCCCTTTATAATGGAAATCTGGATGAGTAGttttattacattaatttaaatggaaaaattctaactcattccaaagccattccaagttcaaCCTGATATTGCCTAAAGCCAtgaagcagcatttttcaaactgtaggtcacGGGCCCCTTGACCAGGAAGCTGTAACCTTAAATGGTGCTTGACCCACCTCATTGGCTGCAGAATGAAGTTGCATTGCAATCACAAGATGGTGCTAGACCTTCAGTGTAACTGAGAAGGAGGCAAGAGCAAAAGATGATGCTCTTTGTCTGATGACCCGTAATTCTCCCATTCTCGGACTATATTTTGCAGAGGTAAATAAGAGACGACACAACTGCACTTGGATTAGAAATTTGGCCACAACTTTATTAACAAAACATCACATACCTAAGGTTCAGTGTGGAGGGTGGAGTCAAGTCCCTAATTATAGACTTCATAAAGGAAGGAAGGGTGACATTGGCCTCATATCCCAGCCACAATTGCTCCCTCCTTCTTGTCTCCCAAGAACTAAaacaggtgggggtgggggaattccTGGTGGAACCACATGACTAGGCTGGACTTATTTTTGCCAGAGGGTCTTCACCTCTCTGCTGtcaggctccagccttcccatccaGCCATGCAGTCACTGATCTCCCAGGGTCATTCCAGCCTCTAATTAGTTAAAAGCCCCAAACTCAACTCTCCCTTCACACTGATCAGAAACCATTCAGTTGCGACGATTAAAATGCAAAGCAGCCAATCAGTGCCAAATAGAACTATAAATGGTTAAATAGTAAACACCCCGGGGAAGGCAAAAAATCCAGCCACCAGAGCCAATCAATGGCTGAACAAAAATTCCTTCCCGGCCTCCAAAATGGGACGACCAATCTAAGTCAGGGTGCCACCAACAAATCAACAGTGAGTGTGAGACATTTGCACAACCTCAGGAAAACAGTTGCATCTTCTACATCTTCAATCCTTAGGATAGCCCCAGGTCCCTCTTCTTGCAATTTACATGAGACTTGAAGCCCAATCAACTGCCCAGGTGTGGCTCAAATCAGAGATATGCACCCAATCTCTTTGGAAAACATCTGTCAGGAAGGTGAAAAGGCAGGGTGCTCCAGGATCAGCTTGGCACACCACCCCATATTTTGAGCTATCTCCCTACTGACCTTCCTTCTCACAGTTACTTACTATCAGCGTCCTGCCACCAGTTCCACTTCCTGCAAACCTTCCATGTGGAGGTACACTTCACATGCTGTGGACCTCCACCTGCCAACCTCTTTCAGGTGATCATCTCAAATTTCTGCAGTCACCTCTGAAGTTGCAGCTTCTCTCCTGGGAAAAAGGGAATTACTCCCTCCCCTTGCCAGCAGGTTGAGCAGAACCCCTGAATGCCTCGTGAACAATCCTGGTAAACTGAAActgaacaagaggctggccaatCATTCAGCAAAACAATGGCCCCAGCTTGGGAGGCCTCTGACTCAAATAAGTCAACACTGCTGCCCCTGGACAAATCCCCAAATTCAGCAAAATCCCAGAGATGACCTTCTGTCCCTTACCTCTCTGGTTGTTCTTGGATCGCTGCAGTATCAACTGGAAACCGTCTCCCCAAACCTTGGCACGTCCTACCATGAATGCTATCCTGGGAAGACTtggaaatgaggaaaaaaaaaaccccagcaaaACAGCCAACATCTTATTTGATGCACTTACCATCACAGGATGACCTGCTACCTGGAGAGATGAGCACCGCTCTGCTCAGCATTTGATGTCCTCCTGACTCAAAAAGCAGCATAAGGATCAGGAAAACCAATGTAATGGGACTACCTGCCAATTTACCAGATATGCTGCAAAGCAACAAGCCCCCTCCCTCCGAAAAGCACACATTTGTAGGATGACTTCAGTAGAGATGGGCCTTCCCTCTGGACACCTTTGCTCTGCTGGAATTAAAAATAGCTGGGACATCTGCCAAAAACCTTCCTCATTGCAGACAACACTGGAGCATCAATGGCTTGTAGTACAGGGATGTGCCATATAGTGAATGCAACATTATTCTTTATGATGTACACAATATTGATCCACTTGGACTCagttatgtggggggggggactttcagGAAATAAACGATCTAATTTAAAAATCGAAGTCCACG is a window of Tiliqua scincoides isolate rTilSci1 chromosome 5, rTilSci1.hap2, whole genome shotgun sequence DNA encoding:
- the LOC136652938 gene encoding olfactory receptor 14A16-like; the protein is MSNKTSVSEFLLLQFSDLWEYQILQFVAFLLLYLGIVSGNLLIIAAVALDHHLHSPMYFLLMNLAIQDVGFVSVFIPKSMANSLMKTRHISYCGCVAQVLFSVFFLSSDFVLLTVMAYDRYIAICNPLEYEMIMNRKTCLQIIATVWTTGFLYSVLHTAGTFASPFCSNIVNQFFCEIPELLKLTCSDLYLVEMVVVVLSIFAGLGCFIFIVVTYVHILNAVRTIGSVQGRKKARSTCLPHLTVVFTFFLTGSFAYLRPSPDNPSNLDIAMTIMYCVIPPMLNPVIYSMRNREVRNAMGRVLGC